The following proteins come from a genomic window of Nostoc sp. TCL26-01:
- a CDS encoding ATP-grasp domain-containing protein, with protein MAQSLPLTSVFATPSVPSQTKIAAIIQNIGTLALLLLALPINAIIVFLSLLAFRPVKTKAANPKNILISGGKMTKALQLARSFHAAGHRVVLLETHKYWLTGHRFSQAVDKFYTVPAPQENPQAYTQALVDIIKQENIDIYIPVTSPVGSYYDSLAKPALSPHCEVLHFDAEITQMLDDKFAFAEKGRSLGLSVPKSFKITSAEQVLNFDFSGESHPYILKSIPYDSVRRLDLTKLPCPTPEATAAFVNSLPISPETPWIMQEFIPGKEFCTHSTVRDGELRLHCCCESSAFQVNYENVENPQIIDWVKHFVQELKLTGQISFDFIQTEDGKIYAIECNPRTHSAITTFYNHPLVAQAYLDTEPLATTLQPLKTSKPTYWTYHEAWRVTGIRSFTQLRKWLQNIWRGTDAIYQPHDPLPFLMVHHWQIPLLLLKNLSHLKGWTRIDFNIGKLVEPNGD; from the coding sequence ATGGCACAATCTCTTCCCTTGACTTCTGTTTTTGCTACACCGTCTGTTCCCTCCCAGACGAAAATAGCCGCAATTATCCAAAACATCGGTACTTTGGCTTTGCTGTTGCTAGCATTACCCATCAATGCCATCATTGTTTTCTTATCCCTACTAGCTTTCCGTCCTGTAAAAACCAAAGCAGCAAACCCCAAAAACATTTTGATTAGTGGTGGGAAAATGACCAAAGCTTTGCAACTAGCAAGGTCATTTCATGCTGCTGGACACCGAGTAGTTTTGCTAGAAACCCATAAATACTGGCTGACTGGACATCGTTTTTCGCAAGCGGTAGATAAGTTTTATACAGTTCCCGCACCCCAGGAAAACCCACAAGCCTATACTCAGGCTTTAGTAGATATCATCAAACAAGAAAATATTGATATCTATATTCCCGTCACCAGTCCGGTGGGTAGCTACTACGACTCCTTAGCCAAACCAGCCTTATCGCCTCATTGCGAAGTATTGCATTTTGATGCAGAGATTACGCAAATGCTAGATGATAAATTTGCCTTTGCCGAGAAAGGGCGATCGCTTGGTTTATCAGTCCCCAAATCCTTTAAAATTACATCAGCCGAACAAGTCCTCAATTTCGACTTCTCTGGTGAATCTCATCCATACATCCTCAAAAGCATCCCTTACGACTCAGTCCGCCGCTTAGATTTAACCAAACTTCCCTGTCCGACACCAGAAGCAACAGCCGCCTTCGTCAACAGCTTACCCATCAGTCCCGAAACACCGTGGATTATGCAAGAATTCATCCCAGGTAAAGAATTCTGCACCCACAGCACCGTCAGAGACGGCGAACTACGACTACATTGCTGCTGCGAATCATCAGCATTCCAAGTCAACTATGAGAACGTCGAAAACCCACAAATCATCGACTGGGTGAAACATTTTGTCCAAGAACTCAAACTGACTGGACAGATTTCCTTCGACTTCATCCAAACTGAAGACGGTAAAATCTACGCCATCGAGTGTAACCCCCGCACTCACTCAGCCATCACCACATTTTACAACCATCCCCTAGTCGCCCAAGCCTACCTAGACACAGAACCATTAGCCACAACCCTACAACCACTCAAAACCAGCAAACCTACTTACTGGACATATCACGAAGCTTGGCGCGTAACCGGTATCCGTTCCTTCACCCAGTTACGCAAATGGCTGCAAAATATTTGGCGAGGAACCGACGCAATTTATCAACCACATGACCCCCTACCATTCCTCATGGTACATCATTGGCAAATTCCCCTACTCCTCCTCAAAAACCTTAGCCACCTCAAAGGCTGGACAAGAATAGATTTCAACATCGGTAAATTAGTAGAACCCAACGGAGATTAA
- a CDS encoding amino acid adenylation domain-containing protein: protein MSTTQIKTYLNTQKDYDLSQSLHDLFAAQAEKTPQAIALTFEQQQLTYQELNTKANQLAHYLQKLGVQPETLVGVCAERSLEMVICLLGILKAGGAYIPIDPEYPQERLRFMVEDSQVQILLTQAKLLSQIPQNPAQTICIDTAWPEISLQPNTNPTSNTQPENLAYVIYTSGSTGKPKGAMNTHKGICNRLLWMQETYQINSTDSILQKTPFSFDVSVWEFFWTLLTGARLVIAKPGGHKDSAYLIDLIIQEKITTLHFVPSMLQVFLENSVVEKCTSIKRVICSGEALPLSLQNRFFQRLKCELHNLYGPTEAAIDVTFWQCQKNSNLKTVPIGRPIANTQIYILDPDLQPVPIGVTGEIYIGGVGVGRGYLNREELTNERFILNPFNKERLYKTGDLGRYLPDGNIEYVGRIDYQVKIRGHRIEIGEIENTLSSHPQVREAVVIADGEANQEKQLIAYLTSHLEPPTLHSLREFLHSKLPNFMIPSAYVMLENLPLNPSGKVDRQALPKPDRFNFTASNTFVAPRNQIEAQLVQIWTEILHLPHIGVQDNFLAIGGDSLKALHLIAKIEQLFGREIPLATLLTNPVIEDLAKVLQDNNYSISNSPLVPIQTKGNQPPFFCIHPAGGHVLCYFQLANYLGTDQPFYGLQAQGFYGDAEPLTSVEDMASLYVQTIREFQPQGPYHVGGWSFGGVVAYEVAQQLSRQGQEVALLAILDSYVPILLDKQKPIDDVYLVGVLSRVFGGMFGQDNLVTPEEIEYLSVEAKIDYIIDKARKAQIFPPGVERQNNRRILDVLVGTLKATYAYVRQPYPGKVTIFRAKEKHIMAPDPTLVWVELFSVMAAKDIRIIDVPGNHYSFVLQPHVQVLAQRLKACLEGVE from the coding sequence ATGTCAACCACACAAATAAAAACTTACCTAAACACCCAAAAAGACTATGATCTTTCCCAAAGTTTACATGATTTATTCGCCGCCCAAGCAGAAAAAACCCCCCAAGCGATCGCCTTAACTTTTGAACAGCAACAACTCACCTATCAAGAATTAAACACCAAAGCCAACCAACTAGCCCATTATTTACAAAAACTAGGAGTACAACCAGAAACATTAGTCGGTGTTTGTGCAGAACGTTCCCTAGAAATGGTCATTTGTTTACTCGGAATTCTCAAAGCTGGCGGGGCTTACATTCCCATTGATCCCGAATATCCCCAAGAACGCTTGAGATTTATGGTAGAAGATTCTCAAGTACAAATATTACTAACGCAAGCAAAATTACTATCACAAATTCCCCAAAATCCAGCACAAACTATCTGTATTGATACAGCCTGGCCAGAAATTTCTCTACAACCAAATACCAATCCCACCAGCAACACTCAACCAGAAAATCTGGCTTACGTCATCTACACCTCTGGTTCCACTGGCAAACCCAAAGGTGCAATGAACACCCACAAAGGGATATGTAATCGGTTGCTATGGATGCAGGAAACTTATCAAATCAATTCCACAGATAGCATCTTACAAAAAACACCTTTTAGTTTTGATGTCTCTGTCTGGGAATTTTTCTGGACGCTATTAACTGGCGCTCGTTTAGTCATAGCCAAACCAGGTGGACATAAAGATAGTGCATATCTAATAGATTTAATCATTCAAGAAAAAATCACCACCTTACATTTCGTTCCCTCCATGCTACAAGTGTTTTTAGAAAATTCTGTCGTGGAGAAATGTACCTCAATTAAAAGAGTGATTTGTAGCGGTGAAGCTTTGCCACTCAGCTTACAAAATAGATTTTTCCAACGTTTAAAATGCGAGTTACACAATCTCTATGGCCCTACAGAAGCAGCCATTGATGTGACTTTCTGGCAATGTCAAAAAAATAGTAATTTAAAAACTGTACCTATCGGTCGTCCCATTGCCAATACCCAAATTTATATTCTTGATCCCGATTTACAACCAGTTCCCATAGGTGTTACAGGGGAAATTTATATTGGTGGTGTTGGGGTAGGACGTGGTTATTTAAACCGGGAAGAATTAACTAATGAAAGATTTATCTTGAATCCTTTTAACAAAGAACGACTTTATAAAACTGGTGATTTAGGACGTTATTTACCAGATGGCAATATTGAATATGTTGGCAGAATAGACTATCAAGTCAAAATTCGTGGACATCGGATTGAAATTGGCGAGATTGAAAACACCCTATCTTCACATCCACAAGTCAGAGAAGCTGTAGTGATTGCTGATGGTGAAGCTAACCAAGAAAAGCAACTAATTGCTTATCTTACTTCTCATTTAGAGCCACCAACACTTCATAGTTTACGCGAATTTTTACATTCCAAGTTACCAAATTTCATGATTCCTTCTGCTTATGTGATGCTGGAAAATCTTCCCTTAAATCCTAGTGGTAAAGTAGACCGTCAAGCTTTACCAAAACCAGATAGATTTAATTTTACAGCTAGTAATACCTTTGTAGCCCCGCGTAACCAAATAGAAGCACAACTAGTCCAAATATGGACAGAAATTTTGCATTTACCCCACATAGGTGTGCAAGACAACTTTTTAGCGATCGGTGGTGATTCACTCAAAGCGTTACATTTAATTGCTAAAATTGAGCAGTTGTTTGGCAGAGAAATACCATTAGCAACACTTTTAACTAATCCCGTCATTGAAGATTTAGCAAAAGTTCTCCAAGACAATAATTACTCAATTAGTAATTCACCTCTAGTTCCCATCCAAACAAAAGGAAATCAACCACCTTTTTTCTGTATACATCCGGCTGGTGGTCATGTTTTATGCTATTTTCAACTAGCCAATTATCTGGGAACTGATCAACCATTTTACGGCTTACAAGCTCAAGGTTTTTATGGAGATGCTGAACCTTTGACAAGTGTCGAAGATATGGCAAGTCTCTATGTACAAACTATCAGAGAATTTCAACCCCAAGGGCCTTATCATGTTGGTGGTTGGTCTTTTGGTGGAGTCGTGGCTTATGAAGTAGCACAACAATTATCTAGACAAGGACAGGAAGTTGCGTTACTGGCAATATTAGATTCTTATGTGCCAATTTTATTGGATAAACAAAAACCAATTGATGATGTTTATTTAGTTGGTGTGCTTTCTAGAGTATTTGGAGGGATGTTTGGCCAAGATAATCTAGTGACACCAGAAGAAATAGAGTATCTTAGTGTAGAAGCAAAAATTGACTATATTATCGATAAAGCTAGGAAAGCACAAATCTTTCCGCCTGGTGTAGAACGTCAAAATAATCGCCGGATTCTTGATGTTTTAGTCGGTACTCTCAAAGCAACTTATGCTTATGTGCGACAACCGTATCCAGGTAAAGTCACTATTTTTAGAGCTAAAGAAAAGCATATCATGGCTCCTGACCCAACTTTAGTTTGGGTAGAGTTATTTTCTGTGATGGCAGCGAAGGATATCAGGATTATAGACGTACCGGGCAATCATTATTCGTTTGTTTTGCAGCCTCATGTCCAGGTTTTAGCACAACGCCTGAAAGCTTGTCTTGAGGGTGTCGAATAA